One window of the Amycolatopsis mediterranei genome contains the following:
- a CDS encoding SRPBCC family protein — MGRKYSYEVNRTSTAPPEALFALEADGPRWAEWGKPLIVQARWARRGTTEPDGVGAVREVGMWPVLIREETLEYEPGRKHVYAFAGGKPIKDYRAEVLFTPTDGGGTHLRWTGSFTEPVKGTGPALAATLRIVIRLFSAKLVKAAETGR; from the coding sequence GTGGGTCGCAAGTACTCGTACGAGGTCAACCGCACGAGCACCGCCCCGCCGGAGGCGCTGTTCGCGCTCGAAGCGGACGGCCCGCGCTGGGCGGAGTGGGGAAAACCACTCATCGTCCAGGCCCGCTGGGCCCGGCGCGGCACCACCGAACCCGACGGCGTGGGCGCCGTCCGCGAGGTCGGGATGTGGCCGGTGCTGATCCGCGAGGAGACCCTCGAGTACGAGCCCGGCCGCAAGCACGTGTACGCCTTCGCGGGCGGCAAGCCGATCAAGGACTACCGCGCCGAAGTGCTGTTCACGCCGACCGACGGCGGCGGCACGCACCTGCGGTGGACCGGTTCGTTCACCGAGCCGGTCAAGGGCACCGGGCCGGCGCTGGCCGCCACGCTCCGGATCGTGATCCGGCTGTTCTCGGCCAAGCTGGTCAAGGCGGCCGAAACCGGGCGCTGA
- a CDS encoding FUSC family protein: MSTPRPDLAAPHWLVQLLRSTPVPVPWNMVARAVVALAVPLAIAYAAGDIAVGALISTGALPAVLSESAGPYRYRARRLGGATLAATAGYLAGLLTGGTPALSMPTVILVAAVSAVISAAGSNASVAGLQMLVFCVIATGQHATGVRVEVLFGCFCLGAAWSLLVALVTWTVRATSPERTAVAHVYVELAAMLSATDEAVSRVARHRLTTAMNTAYDQLLTARSWLSGRDAAYRHLLNLLSATTPAVEASVAMVNAGRRPAAEVIDHFVALSAAVLAGQPLPAPPPVPPGDPDPVLAALYAGLVRIGKGDDRKRRLPTPWHRRLREWAASLASGPLTWIAALRLTLCVAIAEVVGLLVPLERSYWITLTVGIVLKPDFGSVFGRAVLRGIGTVIGVGIGAAVLGLGANGWVLVVLSAIFAGGIAVGKVRNYGIQSAFVTPLIILQMGLAHTGNWSVVLARLVDTVLGCVIVLVFGYLLWPGSRRPRVGGRLADGLDAVAKYVSHALVEASSGEARLARSRARRGAYRALADLRTAFQQAVVEPSAHGRQAVAWWPVIAAQERVADAVTEVGVTIGRGVPPPAPADVELLTAALGELASAVREQRAPRSMPLPDAPQLSGVVDQLESAFDAVRGPDLAERAPLGLVRRFLPYHRRT; the protein is encoded by the coding sequence GTGAGCACGCCGCGCCCCGACCTCGCCGCGCCGCACTGGCTCGTCCAGCTCCTGCGCAGCACGCCGGTGCCGGTGCCGTGGAACATGGTCGCCCGGGCCGTGGTCGCGCTGGCCGTGCCGCTCGCGATCGCGTACGCGGCGGGGGACATCGCCGTCGGCGCGCTCATCTCGACCGGGGCCCTGCCCGCCGTGCTGTCCGAATCGGCCGGGCCCTACCGCTACCGCGCCCGGCGGCTCGGCGGCGCGACGCTCGCCGCGACCGCGGGCTACCTCGCCGGGCTGCTCACCGGCGGTACCCCGGCGCTGTCGATGCCCACGGTGATCCTGGTCGCGGCGGTGTCCGCGGTGATCAGCGCGGCCGGGAGCAACGCCTCGGTTGCCGGGCTGCAGATGCTCGTGTTCTGTGTGATCGCCACCGGGCAGCACGCGACCGGCGTCCGCGTCGAGGTCCTCTTCGGCTGCTTCTGCCTCGGCGCCGCCTGGAGCCTCCTGGTCGCGCTCGTCACCTGGACGGTCCGGGCGACCAGCCCCGAACGCACCGCCGTCGCGCACGTCTACGTCGAGCTGGCCGCGATGCTGTCGGCGACCGACGAAGCCGTCTCCCGGGTCGCCCGCCACCGGCTGACCACGGCGATGAACACCGCCTACGACCAGTTGCTCACCGCGCGCTCGTGGCTGTCCGGCCGCGACGCCGCCTACCGGCACCTGCTCAACCTGCTTTCGGCGACGACACCCGCCGTCGAGGCGTCGGTGGCGATGGTCAACGCGGGCCGCCGCCCGGCCGCGGAGGTGATCGACCACTTCGTCGCGCTTTCGGCCGCGGTGCTGGCCGGCCAGCCGCTGCCGGCCCCGCCGCCGGTGCCACCCGGCGACCCCGACCCGGTGCTCGCCGCGCTCTACGCGGGGCTCGTGCGGATCGGCAAGGGCGACGACCGCAAGCGACGGCTGCCGACGCCGTGGCACCGCCGGCTGCGGGAGTGGGCGGCCTCGCTGGCGTCCGGCCCGCTGACCTGGATCGCCGCGCTGCGGCTGACGCTGTGCGTCGCGATCGCCGAGGTCGTCGGCCTGCTCGTGCCGCTGGAACGGTCGTACTGGATCACCCTGACCGTCGGCATCGTGCTCAAGCCCGACTTCGGATCCGTCTTCGGCCGCGCGGTGCTGCGGGGCATCGGCACGGTCATCGGCGTCGGGATCGGCGCCGCGGTGCTCGGTCTCGGCGCGAACGGCTGGGTTCTGGTGGTGCTCAGCGCGATCTTCGCCGGCGGCATCGCGGTGGGGAAGGTGCGCAACTACGGCATCCAGAGCGCCTTCGTGACGCCGTTGATCATCCTGCAGATGGGCCTGGCCCACACCGGGAACTGGAGCGTGGTGCTGGCACGGCTGGTCGACACCGTGCTGGGCTGCGTGATCGTGCTCGTCTTCGGCTACCTGCTGTGGCCCGGCAGCCGGCGCCCGCGGGTGGGCGGGCGCCTGGCCGACGGCCTGGACGCGGTCGCGAAGTACGTCTCCCACGCGCTGGTCGAAGCGTCGTCCGGGGAGGCACGGCTGGCGCGGTCCCGGGCGCGGCGCGGGGCCTACCGGGCCCTGGCCGACCTGCGGACGGCGTTCCAGCAGGCCGTCGTCGAGCCGTCCGCGCACGGCCGCCAGGCGGTGGCGTGGTGGCCGGTGATCGCCGCGCAGGAGCGGGTCGCGGACGCCGTCACCGAAGTCGGCGTGACGATCGGGCGGGGTGTGCCGCCGCCGGCCCCGGCCGACGTCGAGCTGCTGACGGCCGCGCTGGGGGAACTCGCGTCGGCCGTCCGGGAGCAGCGCGCGCCGCGGTCGATGCCGCTGCCGGACGCTCCGCAGCTGTCCGGCGTGGTCGACCAGCTGGAGTCGGCGTTCGACGCCGTCCGCGGCCCCGACCTGGCCGAACGCGCACCCCTGGGGCTCGTCCGGCGGTTCCTGCCCTACCACCGGCGCACGTAA